CCAAACCGTAAAATCTGAGCGCGTTGTGATGCAGGATATTTTCGCGCGCGCTTTCCGTGAGCACGCCGAGCGCCCGCTTCACCTCGCCGACCACGCCCGGATAGATGCAGTCGAAATGCGGATAGTCGGAGCCCCACAGCACGTTGCGCTCGAAGCCA
This genomic interval from Candidatus Binatus sp. contains the following:
- a CDS encoding amidohydrolase family protein — translated: MLWGSDYPHFDCIYPGVVGEVKRALGVLTESARENILHHNALRFYGLE